One Cellvibrionales bacterium genomic window carries:
- a CDS encoding SGNH/GDSL hydrolase family protein → MRVFFSWILKVLSNIAAVIIGLVMALLLAEVLVRIFSPHPDYGGGIRPAFYSHLFEYDKLLGWRGVKNLSTPYYSKDFHVTVSHDAAGYRDMYPAYVEGKKNYLLLGDSYAWGWGVEDNETAAAVFSRKNTDKNLYSLGIAGYGTDQEWLSLQQFLEQHPTYQYQGVILEFYFNDFDDNAATERYAYPKPAFVASGDELRLTNVPVPYREVEQSIPVTEIPEPNDWSSRVQVLSFIAHHMPGVIAFIQRRGKPEVLPALTPVMHDKVLLAAQLLSEIRQYCEKRGMFFHAVILQTQDTQGENLVAIRALAEELDERGVAHSLFKSRYLPSTDLWLDAHLNPYGQALLADHIEEVTESAALQNTRIHQ, encoded by the coding sequence ATGCGCGTATTTTTTTCTTGGATTCTGAAAGTTCTTAGCAATATTGCTGCTGTCATCATTGGTTTGGTTATGGCATTGTTGCTTGCGGAGGTGTTGGTGAGAATTTTTTCTCCACACCCTGATTACGGCGGTGGCATTCGCCCAGCTTTTTACAGCCATTTGTTTGAGTACGATAAGTTGCTGGGCTGGCGTGGAGTGAAAAATTTGTCCACGCCGTATTACAGTAAAGATTTTCACGTTACGGTTAGCCACGACGCAGCGGGTTATCGCGATATGTATCCAGCGTATGTGGAGGGCAAGAAAAATTACCTGCTGCTCGGTGATTCCTACGCTTGGGGCTGGGGTGTGGAAGACAATGAAACGGCAGCCGCAGTATTTTCACGAAAAAACACGGATAAAAATCTCTACAGTTTGGGTATAGCGGGTTACGGTACCGACCAAGAATGGCTCAGTTTGCAGCAGTTTTTGGAGCAGCATCCAACATATCAGTATCAAGGCGTCATTCTTGAATTTTATTTCAACGATTTTGATGACAACGCAGCAACCGAAAGATATGCCTATCCCAAACCGGCCTTTGTGGCCTCAGGCGATGAATTGCGTTTAACCAATGTTCCCGTTCCTTACAGGGAGGTGGAGCAGAGCATTCCTGTCACAGAAATCCCAGAGCCCAATGATTGGTCCAGTCGCGTACAGGTGTTGAGTTTTATTGCGCACCACATGCCAGGGGTGATCGCTTTTATTCAGAGGCGCGGTAAGCCGGAAGTGCTGCCGGCATTGACGCCGGTAATGCATGACAAGGTATTGTTGGCAGCACAACTGTTGTCTGAAATTCGCCAGTATTGTGAAAAACGCGGCATGTTTTTTCATGCGGTGATTTTGCAAACGCAAGACACGCAAGGAGAAAATCTTGTTGCTATACGCGCGCTGGCAGAAGAATTGGACGAACGAGGGGTGGCGCATTCTCTGTTTAAAAGCCGCTATCTTCCCAGCACAGATTTGTGGTTGGATGCGCACCTCAATCCGTATGGACAAGCACTATTAGCAGATCACATTGAGGAGGTTACGGAGTCTGCTGCGCTTCAAAATACTCGTATCCATCAATGA
- the secG gene encoding preprotein translocase subunit SecG: MEPLIIALHILVSIAIVALILLQQGKGAEVGASFGSGGSQTLFGSTGSGNFLSHTTAILVAVFFVTSFGLAMLAKNKAGTGLSDEGIPSAAVIEQHNKDAKQPASDAAPAVEKTAPAGDAPTAPEATTPAADVPAAPETSKGK, encoded by the coding sequence ATGGAACCACTGATCATTGCACTACACATTTTGGTGAGCATCGCCATCGTCGCCCTCATCCTGCTGCAGCAGGGTAAAGGCGCAGAAGTCGGTGCTTCTTTCGGCAGCGGTGGCTCGCAAACGCTGTTTGGCAGCACCGGCAGCGGCAACTTCCTCAGCCACACCACAGCGATTTTGGTGGCAGTTTTTTTCGTCACCAGTTTTGGTTTAGCGATGTTGGCTAAAAACAAAGCGGGCACCGGTCTGAGCGATGAAGGCATTCCTTCCGCCGCCGTCATTGAGCAACACAACAAAGATGCAAAACAGCCTGCTAGTGATGCGGCACCTGCTGTAGAAAAAACAGCGCCAGCTGGCGATGCGCCGACCGCACCGGAAGCGACAACACCGGCAGCAGATGTGCCTGCTGCGCCTGAAACATCGAAAGGAAAATAA
- a CDS encoding pirin family protein, whose amino-acid sequence MQSTEAAVSALKRVLAVHDAPAQHWVGDGFPVRSLFSYNTFGAEISPFLLLDRAGPMEFSPTTARRGVGQHPHRGFETVTIVYQGEVAHRDSTGEGGVIGAGDVQWMTAAGGILHEEYHSEAFARSGGMFNMVQLWVNLPAADKMKPPCYQAITKENIPVANLSNSAGTVRVIAGAYESLQGPAHTFSPMQVWDVNVQAGAVVTLPAQQGWHTLLVILQGEVNVDGKTLRGDAQLAVLDTVGNGVKITAETDAQLLWLSGAPIQEPVVGYGPFVMNTREEIAQAIDDFNSGHFGQIHR is encoded by the coding sequence ATGCAATCAACAGAAGCTGCGGTGTCTGCACTAAAACGAGTGTTAGCTGTTCACGATGCACCCGCGCAACACTGGGTGGGTGATGGCTTTCCTGTGCGCTCCTTATTTTCTTACAACACATTTGGCGCGGAAATTAGTCCGTTTTTGTTGTTGGATCGCGCGGGACCTATGGAGTTTTCACCCACCACGGCGCGACGTGGCGTAGGGCAGCATCCGCATCGCGGTTTTGAAACGGTAACGATTGTTTATCAGGGTGAAGTGGCGCACCGCGACTCCACGGGCGAGGGCGGCGTAATTGGTGCGGGTGACGTGCAGTGGATGACAGCGGCGGGCGGTATTTTGCACGAGGAGTATCACAGCGAAGCATTTGCGCGCAGCGGTGGTATGTTCAATATGGTGCAGTTGTGGGTGAACTTGCCGGCGGCAGACAAAATGAAGCCGCCGTGTTATCAAGCCATCACCAAAGAAAATATTCCTGTTGCCAACTTGTCAAATAGTGCGGGAACAGTGCGTGTAATTGCCGGCGCGTATGAAAGTTTGCAAGGACCGGCACACACGTTTTCGCCTATGCAAGTGTGGGATGTGAATGTACAGGCAGGCGCCGTGGTGACGCTGCCTGCGCAACAGGGTTGGCATACGCTATTAGTGATTTTGCAAGGCGAGGTGAATGTTGATGGCAAAACCCTGCGCGGTGATGCACAGTTGGCGGTGTTGGATACGGTTGGCAATGGTGTGAAAATCACCGCAGAAACTGACGCTCAGTTGTTGTGGTTGAGCGGCGCGCCGATTCAAGAGCCCGTGGTGGGCTATGGGCCCTTTGTGATGAACACACGCGAAGAAATTGCGCAGGCGATAGATGATTTTAACAGCGGTCATTTTGGCCAAATCCATCGCTGA
- a CDS encoding endo alpha-1,4 polygalactosaminidase, which produces MKHKNLLSILALFLAFGATNIAKAQTINYREEMRQFVIGISDYARAAHPNFIVIPQNGMPLITSDGEPSSPVATNYANAIDGTGIESLFYGYPKGTRKTPIAVQQPMLALADVFKANGKTVMVTDYCNGKKALDASYTNNNAHGYISIATKVSLTRIPKYPAQPYNVNNNDITAMSDAKNFLYLIDPAKFKTKTDFLAAINATDYDMLVIDLFFINDGTALTADDLAQLKIKHNGGRRLVISYMSIGEAESYRYYWNKDWLKKDTRPVWLKTLNKRWAGNYAVEYWNPEWQAIIYGSENAYLDKVLQAGFDGVYLDIIDGYEYFEAQQTP; this is translated from the coding sequence ATGAAACACAAAAATCTCTTGTCGATCTTGGCACTGTTCCTTGCGTTTGGCGCCACCAATATTGCCAAGGCACAAACCATCAACTACCGCGAAGAAATGCGCCAATTTGTGATTGGCATTTCTGATTACGCGCGCGCTGCGCATCCCAACTTCATTGTGATTCCACAAAATGGCATGCCACTCATTACTAGCGACGGCGAACCCAGCAGCCCAGTCGCCACCAACTACGCCAACGCGATTGACGGCACGGGCATTGAATCGCTGTTTTACGGCTACCCCAAAGGCACGCGCAAAACACCAATCGCCGTGCAACAACCCATGCTGGCATTGGCTGATGTGTTCAAAGCCAACGGCAAAACTGTGATGGTGACAGATTATTGCAACGGCAAGAAAGCACTGGACGCCTCTTACACAAACAACAATGCGCACGGCTATATTTCTATCGCCACCAAAGTCAGCTTGACACGCATTCCGAAATACCCAGCGCAGCCTTACAACGTCAATAACAATGACATCACAGCCATGAGCGATGCGAAAAACTTTCTCTATCTCATCGATCCAGCCAAATTCAAAACCAAAACAGATTTTTTAGCCGCCATCAACGCAACTGACTACGATATGCTGGTAATCGATTTGTTTTTTATTAATGACGGCACCGCGCTCACTGCAGACGATTTGGCGCAATTAAAAATCAAACATAATGGTGGACGGCGTTTGGTGATTAGCTACATGAGTATTGGCGAAGCAGAGTCTTATCGCTATTACTGGAACAAAGATTGGCTTAAAAAGGACACTCGCCCTGTATGGTTAAAAACGCTCAATAAACGCTGGGCAGGAAACTATGCAGTGGAATACTGGAACCCAGAATGGCAGGCCATTATCTACGGCAGCGAAAACGCCTATCTCGACAAAGTATTGCAAGCCGGTTTTGACGGCGTGTATTTAGATATCATTGATGGATACGAGTATTTTGAAGCGCAGCAGACTCCGTAA
- a CDS encoding DUF1211 domain-containing protein, which translates to MGKNRLEAFSDGVLAIIITIMVLELKVPHGVDWSVLQSVIPVFASYVLSFVYVGIYWNNHHHLLHSVQRVSGSILWANLHLLFWLSLFPFSTAWIGENMIATLPVVMYGFILLMAALAYFILQYTIIKHEGEHSPLAEAIGRDGKGKLSVVLYMSAIPTAFINPWISIGFYVAVALLWLVPDKRIESMFSGN; encoded by the coding sequence ATGGGAAAGAATCGCTTAGAGGCATTCAGCGACGGCGTGTTGGCCATCATCATTACTATTATGGTGTTGGAATTAAAAGTCCCGCACGGTGTTGATTGGAGTGTGTTGCAGTCGGTGATACCGGTCTTTGCCAGCTATGTGTTGAGTTTTGTATACGTTGGTATTTATTGGAATAACCATCACCACTTGTTGCATTCTGTACAGCGCGTGAGCGGCAGCATCCTGTGGGCAAATTTGCATTTGCTGTTTTGGTTGTCGCTGTTCCCGTTTTCAACGGCATGGATCGGTGAAAATATGATTGCCACATTGCCGGTGGTGATGTACGGCTTTATTTTGCTGATGGCTGCGCTGGCGTACTTCATATTGCAATACACCATTATCAAACATGAAGGGGAACATTCTCCGTTGGCAGAAGCCATTGGTCGCGATGGCAAAGGTAAATTGTCGGTGGTGTTATATATGTCTGCTATTCCTACGGCGTTTATCAATCCGTGGATTTCAATTGGTTTTTATGTGGCTGTGGCATTGCTGTGGCTAGTACCAGATAAAAGAATTGAGAGTATGTTTTCTGGTAACTAA
- a CDS encoding AbrB/MazE/SpoVT family DNA-binding domain-containing protein has product MTAVTVSPKFQVVIPKDIRESMGIFSGQKVQVLLYQNRIELIPLKPMKDMKGFLKGINTDVQRENDRV; this is encoded by the coding sequence ATGACTGCGGTTACGGTTTCTCCCAAGTTTCAAGTTGTTATTCCCAAGGATATTCGGGAATCCATGGGGATTTTTTCAGGGCAAAAAGTTCAGGTTTTGCTTTACCAAAATCGGATTGAACTTATCCCTCTTAAGCCCATGAAAGACATGAAAGGGTTTTTAAAAGGAATAAATACTGACGTGCAAAGAGAAAATGACCGCGTATGA
- a CDS encoding cytochrome P450: MIAYTPPDFLGRACLKHAQPSRDTLARYLTRCTTMLNTLQSYFFHTRRLLLSHLFEMVLSLAAYWLNRQSPQKKSRTTTPLEHPQRPEDFAPLAQSNFTNPFPYYQMLRDQFPVYRLPNTRFWLVSRYEDIMNLARDTEACSSRITEILVSGKPKSIDKNTPSLAECLGAWGVVPVDVLAVQDPPTHSAERKIAHSGFNAHFVKALEPEVQKLCDEMLDELLPQGECEFVQQFAWRLPMRLIIRLLGLPESDYEQIKAWCCDNIRQLSGVITRTESLKTGCSSAQFVRYLWHHYLRMKKNPPDNFTGILIREANDPNSVMTDQRAISTLFQLLIAGSDSSASSMGNALRMLALRPDIEQQLRQQPEKINDFIEEVFRLESAFQGHFRLTKKSVTLHGVTIPENQRVFLMWASGNRDERFWERPDELDLNRTNGKKHLTFGHGVHACIGRELARMEIRIVISTLLSRTKFFTICGDTPFEASMFARTLLALPLRFELSH; the protein is encoded by the coding sequence TTGATTGCATACACACCTCCTGATTTCTTAGGGCGCGCCTGCTTGAAACACGCACAGCCATCACGCGATACTCTAGCGCGTTACCTCACCCGATGCACAACCATGCTCAATACCCTGCAATCCTATTTTTTCCACACCCGCCGCCTGTTGCTTTCACACCTATTTGAAATGGTGTTGTCGCTGGCTGCGTATTGGTTGAATCGCCAATCTCCACAAAAAAAATCACGCACAACAACACCTTTGGAGCATCCGCAACGCCCAGAAGATTTTGCGCCCTTGGCACAAAGCAACTTCACCAATCCCTTTCCCTACTACCAGATGTTGCGCGATCAGTTTCCTGTGTATCGCTTACCGAATACGCGTTTTTGGTTGGTGTCGCGCTACGAAGATATTATGAATTTGGCGCGCGACACCGAAGCCTGTTCCTCACGCATCACGGAAATTTTGGTCAGCGGCAAACCCAAATCTATCGACAAAAACACACCTTCGCTCGCCGAGTGTTTAGGCGCGTGGGGCGTGGTGCCGGTGGATGTGCTCGCCGTGCAAGACCCACCGACACACAGCGCCGAGCGCAAAATTGCGCACAGCGGTTTCAACGCGCATTTTGTCAAAGCACTGGAACCGGAAGTGCAAAAATTATGTGATGAAATGTTGGATGAACTGCTGCCGCAAGGCGAATGTGAATTTGTGCAGCAATTTGCGTGGCGCTTGCCGATGCGCCTCATCATCCGCTTACTCGGTTTACCAGAAAGCGATTACGAACAAATCAAAGCTTGGTGTTGCGACAATATCCGCCAACTCAGCGGCGTAATTACGCGCACAGAATCGCTGAAAACCGGCTGCTCCAGCGCGCAGTTTGTGCGCTATTTGTGGCACCACTATCTGCGCATGAAAAAAAATCCGCCCGACAACTTCACTGGTATTTTGATACGCGAAGCCAATGACCCCAACAGCGTAATGACCGATCAGCGCGCCATTTCCACGCTGTTTCAACTGCTGATTGCAGGTTCTGATTCCTCTGCCAGCTCCATGGGCAATGCGCTGCGCATGTTGGCACTGCGTCCAGACATCGAACAACAACTGCGGCAGCAGCCTGAAAAAATCAACGATTTCATCGAAGAAGTATTTCGTTTGGAATCAGCTTTTCAAGGGCATTTTCGCCTCACCAAAAAATCCGTCACGCTGCACGGCGTCACCATTCCTGAAAACCAGCGCGTGTTTTTAATGTGGGCATCCGGCAATCGCGACGAACGCTTTTGGGAGCGGCCAGACGAATTAGACCTCAACCGCACCAACGGAAAAAAACACCTCACTTTTGGTCACGGCGTGCATGCCTGCATCGGGCGCGAATTGGCGCGCATGGAAATTCGTATTGTGATCAGCACACTGTTGTCGCGCACAAAATTCTTTACTATTTGTGGCGATACCCCGTTTGAAGCCAGCATGTTTGCGCGCACTCTGCTCGCACTGCCCTTGCGTTTTGAACTCTCTCACTAA
- a CDS encoding thermostable hemolysin: MVVDVAGDPVESALRLGSDVLAAGDIPSVVMAGEDGAERLAMERFVASEFLQRYGACVKTFMPWLLGLYHHTELVGVAGLRPAGDEKLFIEQYLDRAIETEIAQHVGVPVARATVLEIGNLAGQIPGVTRTLFPLLTELIYRHGYAWSVCNTTPAVRNALRRVGIPFQVIARATPERLGAARFAWGSYYTQETVVIAISLPAAHAALLCRPTLAAACVQALAGVYDNLPAVA, translated from the coding sequence GTGGTGGTTGATGTTGCAGGTGATCCTGTGGAAAGTGCGCTGCGTTTGGGAAGTGATGTATTGGCCGCTGGCGACATCCCCTCGGTGGTGATGGCTGGTGAGGATGGCGCTGAACGGCTGGCGATGGAGCGTTTTGTCGCCAGCGAGTTTTTGCAACGTTACGGTGCGTGTGTGAAAACATTTATGCCGTGGCTATTAGGTTTGTATCATCACACTGAGCTTGTCGGTGTGGCGGGGTTGCGCCCAGCAGGCGATGAGAAATTGTTTATCGAACAATATTTGGATCGCGCGATTGAAACAGAAATTGCGCAGCATGTCGGCGTGCCGGTGGCGCGCGCAACGGTGTTGGAAATCGGCAATCTTGCCGGACAGATCCCTGGCGTAACGCGAACACTGTTTCCGCTGCTGACGGAGCTGATTTATCGACACGGTTATGCGTGGAGTGTGTGCAACACCACGCCGGCCGTGCGCAACGCTTTGCGGCGGGTGGGAATTCCTTTTCAGGTTATTGCGCGCGCAACACCAGAGCGTTTGGGTGCGGCGCGTTTTGCGTGGGGCAGCTATTACACGCAAGAGACGGTTGTGATTGCTATTTCTCTGCCTGCCGCGCACGCGGCACTGTTGTGCCGACCAACATTGGCTGCTGCTTGCGTACAGGCATTGGCGGGTGTGTATGACAATTTACCGGCAGTGGCTTGA
- a CDS encoding YggS family pyridoxal phosphate-dependent enzyme: MNFDNDSNTATQHDQHGLWPQASSVDDFRHNIAAVQARITAACQRAGRDPSSVRLLPVSKTKPEACLRAAYAAGCRMFGENKPQEAHHKWEAMADLSDLRWSVIGHLQTNKAKLVARCASEFQALDSLRVAAALDKRLQIEGRSLDVFVQINTSGEASKYGLHPDAAAAFLRELSAFSALRVRGLMTLALFSAEAERVRACFVRLRELRDRLRQDAPDGVDLSELSMGMSGDYEIAIEEGATVVRVGQAIFGARQTTDADYWPPAT, encoded by the coding sequence ATGAATTTTGATAACGATTCCAACACAGCCACGCAACACGATCAGCACGGGCTGTGGCCGCAAGCCAGCTCGGTGGACGACTTTCGCCACAACATCGCAGCGGTACAGGCGCGCATTACTGCCGCCTGCCAGCGCGCAGGGCGCGACCCCTCCAGCGTGCGCCTGCTGCCGGTGAGCAAGACCAAACCCGAAGCGTGTTTGCGTGCCGCCTACGCCGCCGGTTGTCGCATGTTCGGTGAAAACAAACCGCAGGAGGCGCACCACAAATGGGAAGCTATGGCAGATCTCAGCGATCTGCGCTGGTCTGTGATCGGTCATCTGCAAACCAACAAAGCCAAACTGGTGGCGCGCTGTGCCAGCGAATTTCAGGCGCTAGACAGCCTGCGCGTGGCGGCGGCCTTGGACAAACGCTTGCAAATTGAAGGGCGCAGCTTGGACGTATTCGTGCAGATCAACACCTCCGGCGAAGCCAGCAAGTACGGCCTACACCCCGATGCCGCTGCCGCTTTTCTGCGCGAATTGTCGGCCTTCTCAGCGCTGCGTGTGCGAGGCTTGATGACGCTAGCGCTGTTCTCTGCTGAAGCGGAACGGGTGCGCGCGTGTTTTGTACGGCTGCGCGAATTGCGTGACCGATTGCGACAAGACGCGCCAGATGGCGTTGATTTAAGTGAACTGTCGATGGGCATGTCAGGCGATTACGAAATCGCTATCGAGGAGGGCGCGACCGTGGTGCGTGTGGGGCAGGCTATTTTTGGCGCGCGTCAAACAACTGATGCCGACTACTGGCCGCCGGCAACATAA
- the glmM gene encoding phosphoglucosamine mutase, whose protein sequence is MSREFFGTDGIRGRVGEYPITPDFILRLGWAAGKVFARHASDENKLILIGKDTRISGYMFESALEAGLISAGVNVGLLGPMPTPAIAYLTRTFNAQAGIVISASHNPHEDNGIKFFCADGRKLPDEVELEIEAQLKEPMQIEDPTLLGKAKRIVDAAGRYIEFCKSTTPFNFHLRGMRIVVDCANGATYHIAPNVLREQGAEVIELASKPDGLNINQNCGSTHPSELQRAVLEHKADLGIAFDGDGDRVLFVDHTGELVDGDELLFIIACDQQQRGMCKGVVGTQMSNLGFELALQQRDIPFVRTKVGDRYVIEGMQENSWNLGGESSGHIICNHFTTTGDGVVSALQVLLALRNSGKKLAEARRGMHKFPQVMINVRACRKFDLSEHPVIHQAVQQAEENLGGQGRVLLRPSGTEPVVRVMVEGADMGLVKPLAAELAVVVETALA, encoded by the coding sequence GTGAGTAGAGAATTTTTTGGCACCGATGGCATTCGTGGTCGTGTAGGAGAATATCCCATCACGCCGGATTTTATTTTGCGTTTGGGTTGGGCGGCAGGGAAAGTTTTTGCGCGTCACGCCAGCGATGAAAATAAATTGATTTTGATAGGCAAAGACACGCGCATTTCTGGCTACATGTTTGAATCGGCTTTAGAGGCGGGTTTAATCAGTGCCGGTGTGAATGTGGGTTTGTTGGGGCCTATGCCTACACCGGCGATTGCCTATCTCACGCGCACCTTTAACGCACAAGCAGGCATTGTGATCAGCGCCTCGCACAATCCGCATGAAGACAATGGCATCAAGTTTTTTTGTGCGGACGGCAGAAAATTGCCCGATGAAGTGGAGTTGGAAATTGAAGCGCAGTTAAAAGAGCCGATGCAGATAGAAGATCCTACATTACTGGGTAAGGCCAAACGCATTGTTGATGCGGCGGGGCGTTACATTGAATTTTGCAAAAGCACCACGCCATTTAATTTTCATTTGCGCGGCATGCGTATTGTGGTGGATTGTGCTAATGGCGCTACTTATCACATCGCGCCGAATGTATTGCGCGAGCAGGGCGCAGAGGTGATTGAATTGGCGAGCAAGCCGGATGGTTTGAATATCAATCAGAACTGCGGTTCTACCCATCCGAGTGAATTGCAGCGCGCGGTGTTGGAGCACAAAGCCGATCTCGGTATTGCGTTTGACGGTGACGGCGATCGTGTGCTGTTTGTTGATCACACGGGTGAATTGGTGGATGGCGACGAATTGCTCTTTATCATCGCCTGCGATCAACAGCAGCGCGGCATGTGCAAAGGTGTGGTCGGCACACAAATGAGTAACTTGGGTTTTGAATTGGCCTTGCAGCAGCGTGACATTCCTTTTGTGCGCACCAAAGTGGGCGATCGCTATGTGATTGAAGGCATGCAAGAAAACAGTTGGAACCTCGGCGGCGAATCTTCCGGTCATATTATTTGTAATCATTTCACCACCACCGGTGATGGTGTGGTTTCTGCTCTGCAAGTGTTGTTGGCGCTGCGTAACAGCGGCAAAAAACTGGCAGAAGCGCGACGCGGTATGCACAAGTTTCCGCAGGTGATGATTAATGTGCGTGCGTGCAGAAAATTTGATCTCAGTGAGCATCCAGTCATTCACCAAGCGGTGCAACAAGCCGAAGAAAACTTGGGTGGACAAGGGCGTGTCTTGTTGCGTCCGTCTGGCACGGAGCCGGTAGTGCGCGTAATGGTGGAAGGCGCAGACATGGGCTTAGTAAAACCGTTGGCTGCTGAATTGGCAGTTGTGGTTGAAACAGCATTGGCTTGA
- a CDS encoding type II toxin-antitoxin system VapC family toxin, with product MNVVDSSAWLSYFAGDQNAAVFGKAIENLEKLLVPSITITEVFKNIMRQTGEEHALSAIAHMKQGRVVELDSELAVDAGHFGVVHKLPLADSIIFATAQKFNATIWTQDSDFKGLPRVKFYTKVKST from the coding sequence ATGAATGTTGTTGATTCTTCAGCGTGGCTTTCCTATTTTGCTGGCGACCAAAATGCGGCGGTCTTCGGCAAGGCGATTGAGAATCTAGAGAAATTGCTCGTTCCCAGCATAACCATCACGGAAGTGTTCAAAAATATTATGCGTCAAACGGGCGAAGAGCACGCTTTATCAGCCATTGCGCATATGAAACAGGGGAGAGTGGTGGAGCTGGATAGCGAGCTAGCCGTTGACGCTGGACATTTTGGTGTCGTTCATAAACTCCCTCTCGCCGACAGCATTATTTTTGCAACTGCGCAAAAATTTAACGCAACCATCTGGACACAAGATAGTGATTTCAAAGGGCTGCCTCGTGTCAAATTTTATACGAAGGTAAAAAGCACATAA